TTCGCCCTCAAGGGCACCACGGTGACCACCGCCGGGGAGGGCGCGGGCGCCGTCCTGACCGTCACGCTCGTGGACGACGGCGAGGAGAAGGTGATCGCCGCGACCGGCAACGGGCCGATCGATGCCTTCGTCAACGCCCTGCGGGAGGTCGGGGTGGGCGTGCACGTGCTCGACTACGCCGAGCACGCCCTGTCCGAGGGCGGCGACGCCACCGCCGCGGCCTACCTCGAGTGCGAGGTGGACGGCCAGGTGCTGTGGGGCGTGGGCATCGACCCCTCGACGATGACCGCCTCCTTCAAGGCCATCGTCTCCGCGCTCAACCGCGCCCTTCGGTGACGGCCCAGCCGAGCGGGCCGGCGACCGCCTGGCGCATGTCACTGCCCGCCGGCTGGGTGGTGTGGACCCCGGGGGCGGCCGATCTACCGGCCCTGCGGGCGAACGCGGCCACGACCAAGCGGGCGATCCTGCCCTTCTCCCGGGGCGTGGCCGCGGTCGAGCGTCAGCTCGCCAAGGCCCGTGGTGACGTCGTGCAGGTGGGCGTGCGGGTGCCCGACCCCGCGGCCGGCCTGGTGACGGGCAGCCTGTTCCTGACTCACCTGCCCCGCCCGGTGGGGAAGGACGGCAAGCCGCTCACCGCCCGCCAGCTGCTGGAGAACCGGCGCGCGCAGCGCCAGGCTCGTGGTCGCATCTACCACCACCAGGAGCTCTCGCTCGTCACGGTCCCCGCCGGGCGTGCGGTGCTCAGCAACGAGCTGTGGCGCAAGTCCTGGGGCATGCGTGACGTCGCTCTGCTCGCCACCGAGATCTTCCCCCGTGGCACCGACTCCTTCTTCCGGCTGGAGCTCACGTCCAGCTACCGCGAGCTGCAGCCCACGCTCATGGCCGAGATCAGCCACATGGCGCACTCGTTCACCGTGGACAGGCGCGGCCCGGATGCCGGCCCGGATGCCGGCGAGGAAGCCGATGCCGAGGGGGACGACGGCGCGTGACCCCGCCGCCGCGGCGCGCACCTGGGATGATGGTGCGGTGAAGCTCTACCGGGACGAGGCCGTGGTGCTGCGCACCCACAAGCTCGGGGAGGCCGACCGCATCATCACCATGCTCACCCGCGAGCACGGGCAGGTCCGTGCGGTGGCCAAGGGCGTGCGGCGCACCACCAGCAAGTTCGGCGCCCGGCTGGAGCCCTTCGGTGTCGTGGACATCCAGCTGCACCTGGGCCGCAGCCTCGACACCGTCACCCAGGTCGACACCATCGCCCCGTACGGCCGCTCCATCGGGGCGGACTACGCGCTGTACACGACGGCGACGGCGATGGTGGAGACCGCCGGGCGCCTCACCGACCTCGAGGGGGAGCCCGCACCGCAGCAGTACCTGCTGCTCATCGGGGCGCTGCACGCACTGGCCACCCGCCGGCACGCCCCCTCGCTGGTGCTCGACTCCTACCTGTTGCGCGCGCTCGCCGTGGCCGGGTGGGCGGCGAGCTGCTACGACTGCGCGCGCTGCGGCGAGGCCGGCCCGCACCGGGCGTTCAACCCCGCCCTCGGTGGCGCGCTGTGCGACTCCTGCCGGGTGCCGGGCTCTGCCGCGCCGGACCGCGAGACCGTCGTCCTGCTCGGCGCCCTGCTCTCCGGGGACTGGTCGTTCGCCGACGCCTCCGAGCCGCGCCACCGCAAGGAGGCCTCCGGACTCGTGGCCGCCTACCTGCAGTGGCACCTCGAACGCCAGCTGCGCTCCCTGCGGATGGTGGAGCGCGCGTGAGCGAGTTCGAGTCCACCCTGCGCACGTTCCCAGACCTGTCCGACGGCGGAGCACCGGCCGACCGCGCAGCTCGCCTCGCCGGTGACGTCCCCGCCGGCGCCCGGCGCGGTCCCGTCCCCCCGCCTCCGCACCCCTCGGGCGAGCGGGCCCCGCACATCGACCCGCGGTTCGTGCCGCGGCACGTCGCCGTCGTCATGGACGGCAACGGCCGGTGGGCCAACGCCCGCGGCCTGCCGCGCGTCGAGGGCCACAAGGCCGGTGAGGCGGCTCTGCTGGAGGTGATGGCCGGCGCGATCGAGCTCGGCATCACCCACGTCTCCGCCTACGCGTTCTCCACCGAGAACTGGAAGCGCTCGCCCGACGAGGTGCGCTTCCTCATGGGCTTCAACCGCAACGTGCTGCACCGCCGCCGCGACCAGATGGACGCCTGGGGGGTGCGGGTGCGGTGGGCCGGGCGCCACCCGAAGCTGTGGCGCTCGGTCATCCGCGAGCTCGAGGTGGCCGAGGAGCAGACCCGGCACAACACGGTGTGCACGCTGACGATGTGTGTGAACTACGGCGGCCGCGCCGAGATCGCCGACGCCGCGCGCGCGATCGCCCGGGAGGTCGCCGCCGGGCGCCTCGACCCGGAGAAAGTGAGCGAGAAGACCGTCGCGCGCTATCTCGACGAGCCCAAGCTACCGGACGTCGACATGTTCCTGCGCACCGGCGGCGAGCAGCGCACGAGCAACTTCCTGCTGTGGCAGTCGGCCTACGCGGAGATGGTCTTCATCGACGACGCCTGGCCCGACGTGGACCGGCGCACCCTCTGGCGCGCGGTGGAGACCTACGCCAGGCGGGACCGCCGCTACGGCGGCGCGGTGGACAAGCCCGCAACCCCGTGAGACGTCAACTCTTCCGCGAGATGTCAACTCCTCCGCGAGATGTCGACTCTGGCCCGAGACGTCAACTTTCCCGTGAGAAATCATCCCCGGCGTACGAGGCGTCGTCGGCGAGGGTGCCCGGCGCCGTGACATCTCGCGGAGAAGATGACATCTCGCGCACTCCGTGAGGTGTGCGGGCATCTCTGCTGCCTCGGCGCCGTCGCACGAGCACGCTGGCCACGATCACCACGGCGAGCGCCACGATGCCCGCGAGGCCCCAGGGGGAGCCGGCCGCGGCGGCCAGGGCGGCCTCCCAGACCGCGAAGCCGATCGTGGAGTAGATGGTTGCCCAGGCCATGGCCCCGGGGATCTGCGCGAGCGAGTACCGTGGCCAGCCGATCCGCAGCACCCCGGCGCCGGCGTTGACCATCGTCTGGAAACCGACGGTGAGGTAGGAGAACGGCACGACCGCCAGACCCCAGCGCCGGATGGCCTCGATGCCCCGCTCGGTGCCCTCGCCCTGGAGCCAGGTGTGCGCGCGCAGCCGCCATCCGCCGATGGGGTGGTTGCGCCGCAGCGCCTGCTCGGTGATCAGTCGCCCGATCCAATAGGTGGTCTGGCCCCGGATGGTGGCGCCGACGTAGAGGAACAAGAAGACGAGCCAGAAGGGCCACGCCGTCAGGAAGTCGGGCACGTGGTGGCTCCCTTCTGGTCGTGAACGGCATGGGCGTGGTCGGCAACGGCTCGGGCGGCGCGGGCGCTCGGGGTGGCGAGGGCGGTGGGACTCACGGCGAGAGCTGTTTCGCCGCGCAGTCGCCGCAGGTGCCGAACAGCTCGGCCGTGTGGTCGACGGCGACGAAGTCGTGCTCGCGGGCCACCCGGGCCGCCCAGGTCTCGACCGGTTCGCCGGCCACCTCCACCGTCCGGCCGCACTCGCGGCACACGAGGTGGTGGTGGTGCTCCTTGCGGGCGCACCGTCGGTAGAGGCTCTCGCCGTCGTCCATGCGCAGCACGTCGACCTCACCGGCGTCGGCCAGGGTCTGGAGGGTGCGGTAGACGGTGGCCAGGCCCACGTTCTCCCCGCCCTGCCGGAGCATCTCGTGGAGCTGCTGGGCGCTGCGGAAGTCTGCGGTGCGCTGGAGCAGGTCGCTGACGGCGGAGCGCT
This window of the Georgenia yuyongxinii genome carries:
- a CDS encoding Fur family transcriptional regulator, translating into MLRMTRQRSAVSDLLQRTADFRSAQQLHEMLRQGGENVGLATVYRTLQTLADAGEVDVLRMDDGESLYRRCARKEHHHHLVCRECGRTVEVAGEPVETWAARVAREHDFVAVDHTAELFGTCGDCAAKQLSP
- the recO gene encoding DNA repair protein RecO, whose protein sequence is MKLYRDEAVVLRTHKLGEADRIITMLTREHGQVRAVAKGVRRTTSKFGARLEPFGVVDIQLHLGRSLDTVTQVDTIAPYGRSIGADYALYTTATAMVETAGRLTDLEGEPAPQQYLLLIGALHALATRRHAPSLVLDSYLLRALAVAGWAASCYDCARCGEAGPHRAFNPALGGALCDSCRVPGSAAPDRETVVLLGALLSGDWSFADASEPRHRKEASGLVAAYLQWHLERQLRSLRMVERA
- a CDS encoding DedA family protein, coding for MPDFLTAWPFWLVFLFLYVGATIRGQTTYWIGRLITEQALRRNHPIGGWRLRAHTWLQGEGTERGIEAIRRWGLAVVPFSYLTVGFQTMVNAGAGVLRIGWPRYSLAQIPGAMAWATIYSTIGFAVWEAALAAAAGSPWGLAGIVALAVVIVASVLVRRRRGSRDARTPHGVREMSSSPRDVTAPGTLADDASYAGDDFSRES
- a CDS encoding isoprenyl transferase, which encodes MSEFESTLRTFPDLSDGGAPADRAARLAGDVPAGARRGPVPPPPHPSGERAPHIDPRFVPRHVAVVMDGNGRWANARGLPRVEGHKAGEAALLEVMAGAIELGITHVSAYAFSTENWKRSPDEVRFLMGFNRNVLHRRRDQMDAWGVRVRWAGRHPKLWRSVIRELEVAEEQTRHNTVCTLTMCVNYGGRAEIADAARAIAREVAAGRLDPEKVSEKTVARYLDEPKLPDVDMFLRTGGEQRTSNFLLWQSAYAEMVFIDDAWPDVDRRTLWRAVETYARRDRRYGGAVDKPATP